The Halovulum dunhuangense genome includes the window ATGACCCAGCCCAGCGCCTCGCGCGCCTCGGCGCCGGCGCCGGCGGACAGGATCAGCGGCACGCCGCCCAGCACGGTCGAGATCATCGTCATCATCACCGGGCGCAGCCGGATGGTGGAGGCGTCGAGGATCGCCTTGTGGATCGGATCGCCGCGGTCGCGCAGCTGGTTGGCGAATTCCACGATCAGGATGCCGTTCTTGGCCATGATCCCTATGAGCATCACCAGCCCGATCTGGCTGTAGAGGTTCAGGCTGAGCCCGGTCAGCACCAGCGCGAAGATCGCGCAGGCGATGCCCAGCGGCACGGTGGCCATGACCACGATCGCCGAGATGAAGCTTTCGAACTGCGCCGAGAGCACGAGGAACACCACGAGGATGGCAAAGCCGAAGGTCAGGAACAGCCCCGAGGAGGTCTGATCGAGGGTCGCCGCCTCGGCCAGCGGCACGACGATGTTCTGGGGCGCAAGCACCTCGTCCGCGATCTGCTGCACTTCCGCGAGCGCGGCGCCAAGCGACATGGCGGGGGTGAGGCCGGCGGAGATTTCCACCGAGCGGTTCTGCCCCTCGCGTTCCAGTTCGGGGGCGACGGCGCGTTCTTCCAGCCGGACGAAGGTGGACATCGGGATCATCTGCCCGTCGCCCGCCTGCACGAAGACGTTTTCCAGGTCGCCCGGATCGTTCACCGGGTTCGAGGTGGACAGCATCTGGATGTCGTAGCTGGTGTCGTCCACGAAGACGGTGCCGACGCTGCGCCCGTCGAGCACGGCGCGCAGCGCGTCGCCCAGCCCGGTGATGTCGATGCCGAGGTCCGAGGCGCGGGTGCGGTCGATCTCGATGAAGAGTTGCGGCTGGGTGGTTTCGTATTCCAGCCGGACCTGGCCGAAATCGGGGTTCTGCTGCATCCGCTCGACCAGGCGTTCGGACACCTCGGCCAACTGGGCGTAATCGTTGCCGGTGACGGCGAAGGTCAGGCCGCGGCCGGCGCCGCGGATGCCCAGCGAGTTGGGCTGGATCGCGAAGGCGCGGACGCCCACGACGCTGCGCAGCTTGCCGTTGATCTCTGCGACGATCTGTTGCTGGCTGCGGGCGCGTTCGTTCCAGGGCGCAAGGGTCATCACCATGAAGCCGCGGCTGTTCGAGCCGGTGCCGGTGATGGAGAAGAGGTTGGTGATCTCTCCGCTTTCGCGGAGCGGCTGCACCAGCGACTCGATCTCGCGCATCTTGGAGGCGGTGTATTCGAGCGACACGCCCTGCGGGGCCGAGACGCTGAGGAGCGCCACGGCGCGGTCCTCGGGCGGGGTGAGTTCCTGGCGGATGCCGCCCGCCATCATCGCGGCGGTGGCGGCGAAGAGGCCCGCGACCAGCACGATGACGAGGGGGTAGTTCAGCGCCACCCGCAGCGTGGAGGCGTAGAGCGCGGCAAGCCGGTCGCCGATCCAGCCGAAGAAGCCCCCGCCCGAGGACTGGTCGGCGCCCTTCAGCAGCTTGCTGGCCAGGACCGGGCAGAGGGTGAGCGCCACGACCGAGGACAGGCCCACGGCGATGGCGAGGGTGAAGCCGAATTCGCGGAAGAGCCCGCCGGCCTGGCCGGGCAGGAAGGAGAGCGGCACGAAGACGGCGGCCAGCGTCGCGGTGGTGGTGACGACGGCGAAGAACACCTGCCGGGTGCCAAGGACGGCGGCGGCGCGGGGGCCCATTCCTTCCGCGCGGCGGCGGACGATGTTTTCCAGCACGACGATGGCGTCGTCCACCACCATGCCGGTGGCCAGCACGAGGGCGAGCAGGGTCAGGATGTTGACCGAGAAGCCCACCAGGTAGATGGCGGCCAGCGTGCCGATCAGCGCGACCGGCATGGTCAGCGCGGGGATCATGGTGGCGCGGATGTCGCGCAGGAACACGAAGATCACCACGACGACGATGGCCACGGCAAGGAGCAGGGTCTTGAGCACCTCGTCGATGGAGCCGCTGATGAACACCGCGTCGTCGGAGGTGATGAAGATGTTGACGTCCCCGGGCAGGGTGCGGCGCAGATCCTCGACCGTGGCGCGCACCCCCTCGGAGATGGAGAGGGTGTTGCTGGTCGCCTGGCGCACGATGCCGAGGCCGAGGCCCGTCTCGCCGTTGGCGCGCAGGATCGACTCGTTCGGCTCTGGTCCCAGGGTGACGCGGGCGACGTCGCCGACGCGGACATCGTCGCGGATCACCAGGTCCTCGAAGGCGGCGGGAGAGGCGACGGTGGCGGTGGTGCGCACGTTGATCGACTGGCGGTCGCCGGTCAGGTCGCCTGCGGGCGCGTCATAGGCCACGTCGGAGAGCGCGTTGCGCAGGTCCGCGAGCGTCAGGCCGCGGCTGGCCAGTTCAAGCTGGTCGATGTCCACCCGGAAGATCGGCGTGCGGTCGCCATAGATCTGGAGATCGGCCACCCCCTCGATGGAGATGAGGCGGTCCTCCACCTCGTCCTGGACCAGCCGGGTGAGATCCTGCGCGCTGCGGGTGGCAGAGGTGACGGCGATGCGCACCACGGGCTGCGCGTCGGCGTCGGCCTTGACGATGCGGGGGGTCTCGGCGTCGTCGGGCAGGCTGTTGGCGATGCGGGCCACGGCGTCGCGGGTGTCGGTGGCGGCCACGTCGATATCGGCGCCTTCGGCGAATTCGAGCGTGACGCGACTGCGGCCGAAGCGGGAATTCGAGGAGATCGAGCGCACGCCCGCGACGCGGCCGACGGCGCCCTCGATCCGGCTGGTGACTTCCTGATCCACGGTTTCCGGCGAGGCGCCGGGGAAGTCGGTGGTGACGGAGATCACCGGGCGGTCCACGTTCGGAAGCTCGCGCACCTCGACGCCGAACAGGCTGGCGAGGCCGGCGATGACGATGAGCGCGCTCAGCACGAAGGCGAGGATCGGGCGCCGCACGAAGAGCGCGGTGCCGGAGCGGCCTGCGAGTTCCGCGTCGGGGGTCTGCTGCATGGTCTGCCCCTTTCCTGCCGGGATCAGATGTCGCGCGGCGCCGGGGCGGCGGCCTGCGGAGCGAGCGTGGCGGAAGCGCCGGTCACGATGGCGATGTCGGCGCCGGGGCGCAGGGTCTGCACGCCCTCGATGATGACCTGGTCGCCGGGGGCGATGGGCGCCTCGACCAGCACGCTGTCGCTGTTGCGCTGGCGGATCACCACCGGCACGCGCTCTGCCTTGCCGTCGCGGGCGACCCAGACGAAGGAGCCGTCGCCCGACCACTGGATCGCCAGCGGATCGACCGAAGGCAGGCTTTCGCCGGGGAAGCTGAGCGCCACGGAAAACGCCTGCCCGGCGCGGAGCGTATCCTGGGCATTGTCGAGCCGGCCCTGCACCCGCAGCGTGCGGCTGGCGCGGTCCACCACGTTGTCGAGGGCGACGATTTCCCCCACCAGCACGTCGTCGGGGCGGGCGAGCGGCGTCACCTCGATCGGCATGCCGATGGAAAGCTGGCCGATGAAGCGTTCGGGCACGCGGAAGTCGATCTGGATGCGCGAGCGGTCGGTGATCACGCCGATGGCGTCCTGCGCGCCGATGCGGTCGCCCTGCTCTACTTCCAGCAGGCCGAACCAGCCGGCGATGGGGGCGGTGATGCGGCGCTGCTCAAGGTCGAATTCCGCCTGCTCGACTTCCAGTTCGGCGGTGCGCAGCGCCAGTTCCGCCTCGCGGATCTGGATTGCCGGAACCGAGCCGGAGGCGCGCAGCTGGCGCAGGCGTTCGACATCCTCGGATGCGTCGGCGACCATCAGGCGCGCGCGTTCCAGCGCGATGCGTTCGGCGTCGTCGTTCAGCCGGGCGATCAGCGCGCCCGCCTCGACGTAGCGGCCGGGGGCGACGGCGAGTTCCTGGATCAGGCCTGTCGCCTCGGAGCGGACGGTGACGGAGCGTTCGGCGCGCCCGTCGCCGATGGCCGAGACGCGGGCGTTGACGCGGCCTTCCTGGGCCAGGGCGACGGTGACCTGGGTCGCGCCGCCGCCGCCGAAGCCGCGCCCGCCGGCCGCCTGGGCATCGCCCGCGGGGGGGTCCATGCCGAGAAGGTCGTAGATCCCGGCGCGTTCGAGATACGGCGCGGCCGCGGGGACGTAGACGGCCCAGATCGCCACGGCGGCAACGACGGCCACGAGGCCCAGCAGGATCTGTTTCATCAGGTTCATGTCGTTCCCCTTGTGCAGCGCCTGTCGCTGCGCGCCACGACTTCGGGGCAACACATAGTATCAAGCCGCGGGAACCCACACGAAAAAAAACGTGAGGGGGCATGAACGCCGGAAAACCGGGGGCCGCGCGTAGGGCCGCATCGGCGCGGTGTTTGCGCTTGCGGCGGGCATCGGCCGATCCTACTCAAGGGGGCATGACCAATGCCGCCACCACCCCCGCCACCCCCGCCGCCGCACCGCAGATCGACAATCTGCGCGGCATCGGCTGGGCGCTGATATCTGTCGTGGGGGCAAGCGCCATGTCGATCGCGGTGCGAGAGATGTCGCTGACCATCGACAGCCGGATGATCGTGACCCTGCGCGCGGCGGCCACGGTGGCCTGTTTCCTGCCGATGCTTCTGTTCATGCCGTCGATGCGGCGGCTGCGCTTCTCGCGGCCGTGGCTGCATCTGCTGCGGGGCGTGCTGATCGGGGGCGCGACGCATCTGGGGTTCTACACGCTGGCGGAAATCCCGCTGGCCACCGCGACGGTGCTGTTCTTCACGGCGCCCATCTTCGCCACGCTGATCGGCGCGCTGTTCCTGGGCGAGCGGGTCGGCCCGCGGCGCTGGGCGGCGGTGCTGGTGGGGTTCATGGGCGCGGTGGTGATCCTGCGGCCCGGCGCGGGCGCGCTGGAGCCGGCGATGCTGGCGGCGCTGGCATCGTCCGCGATGTTCGCGGTGGCGCTGTCGCTCAGCCGGGCGGTGGCGCAGGCGGACGGGACGCAGGCGGCCTTCGTCTCGGCCACGGTGGTGATGCTGGTGACGTCGCTGCCGCTGTCGGCGGGGGTGATGGAGCTGCCCGGCAGCCCCTGGGTCTGGGGCATGCTGCTGGTGGTGATCCTGGGCGGGGCGGTGCGCAGCCTTGCGGATATCCAGTCCTATCGCATTGCGGATGCGTCGGTCGTGGGGCCGGTATCCTATCTGCGGCTGGTGCTGATGGGGGGCGCGGGTTTCCTGTTCTTCGCGGAAGTGCCCGACGGCTATACCATCCTGGGCGCGGCCATCGTGATCGCGGCGACGCTGTATCTTGCGCGGCGGGAGGCGGCTTTGCGGCGCGAGGCGCGGGCCGCGCGGGCGGCAAGCGCCGCGGGCTAGCTCAGAGCCGCTTGCGCGCCCTGAGCGCGGCGGAAATCGTGCCATCGTCGAGATAGTCCAACTCGCCCCCGACCGGCACGCCCTGCGCGAGCGAGGTCAGTTCCACCGGCAGGGATTCGAGCTGGTCGGCGATGTAGTGGGCAGTGGTCTGGCCATCGACGGTGGCGTTGAGCGCAAGGATCACCTCGGCGATGGCGCCCTCTTCCACGCGGGCGATCAGGCGGGGGATGCGCAGTTCGTCAGGGCCGACGCCATCCAGCGCGGAGAGCACGCCGCCCAGGACGTGATAGCGGCCGCGGAAGCTGCGGCCGCGTTCCATCGCCCAGAGATCGGCCACGTCCTCGACCACGCAGAGTTCGGTGTCGGAGCGTTTGGGATCGAGGCAGATGGCGCAGCGCGGGCCGGTGCCGATATTGCCGCAGATCTCGCATTCGCGCACGGTCGCGGCCACCTCGGCCAGCGCGCGGGCGAGCGGGTCCATCAGCATCTCGCGCTTCTTGATCAGCGCGAGGACGGCCCGGCGGGCCGAGCGGGGGCCAAGGCCCGGAAGCCTCGCCATCAGCTCGATCAGGCGTTCGATTTCCTTGCCGCCCTCGGTCATGTCCGCCTGCCGGGTCCGCGGATCAGAAGGGCAGCTTCATGCCCGGCGGCAGGTCGAGCCCCTCGGTGACCTTGGCCATCTCGCGGTTGGCGGCTTCGGAGGCGCGCATCTGCGCGTCCTTGATCGCGGCGAGGATCAGGTCCTCGGCCACTTCCTTGTCGTCGGGGTTGAAGATCGACGGGTCGATCGACAGCCCGGTGAGTTCCCCCTTGGCGGTGCAGCTTGCGGTGACGAGACCGGCGCCGGCCTGCCCCTCGACCACGATGCGGCCCAGCGATTCCTGCGCCTCGGCCATCTTCGCCTGCATTTCCTGCGCCTGCTTCATCAGCTTGGCCATGTCGCCCAGCTGGCCCAGTCCCTTGAGCATCGTTCTCTCCCCGGTGACGGTATGCGTGCTGTTCCAGATACGCGCTCGGGCCCGGCCAGACAAGCGCGGCGGCCCCGGTCGTGCTCAGTCGAAGGCGTCGAGCGGGTCCCAGTCCTCGCCGAATTCCTCGGCCGGATCCTCGATCGGGGCCTGGGTCGCGCCCGGATCGGCCTGCACCGGCTCGTGCACACTGACATGGGCGTCGGTCACGCCCGGAAAGGACGCGAGCACCGCCTGCATCATCGGGTGGCGCATGGCCTGGCCGACCATGTCGGTGCGCCGCGCGGCGCGGGTCTCGGCGATGGTCTCGCCGCCGCCGTCCGAGACGACCGACACGCCCCAGCGCATGTCGGTCCAGGCCTGAAGCTGGCGCGACAGACGCGCGGCAAGGTCGGATGGCGCATCGCCGGTGGGCTGGAACTCGATCCGGCCGGGGGCGTAGTGGACGAGGCGGAGATGGTTCTCCACCTCCACCAGAAGGCGCATGTCGCGGCGGGCGCGGATCAGGTCCACCACCGCGTCGAAATCAGGGTAGGTCGCCGAGGCGGCGACGGGCGCGGGCTGCGCCACGGCCGCGCCACCGGGGACAGCCGGGGCATGGGTGGCGCGCGGCGGGGCAGCCTGTCGGGCGCGCGGGCCTGCGCCGGGGGCGGAGGCTTGCGGTGCGTGCGCCTGCGGCAGGGGCGGCGCGTCCTGGAGCTTGCGGACCAGGTCGCCCGGCGTGGGCAGTTCCGAGACATGGGTCATGCGGATGATCGCCATTTCCGCCGCCATCATCGGGCTGGGCGCGGTGGACACTTCCTCCAGCGCCTTCAGGCACATCTGCCACATGCGGGTCAGCCCGCGCAGCGACAGGTCCGCGGCCATCGCGCGGCCGCGATCCCGCTCGGCCGGGCTGACGGTGGGATCCTCGGCCGCCTCGGGGGTGATCTTGACCAGCGAGACCCAGTGCGTGACCTCGGCCAGGTCGCGCAGGACCGACACGGGGTCGGCGCCCTCGGCATACTGGGCCGAGAGTTCCTGAAGCGCGCCGGCGGCGTCGCCGCGCATCACCATGTCGAACAGGTCCATCACCCGGCCACGATCGGCCAGGCCCAGCATCGCGCGCACCTGGGTGGCATCGACCCGGCCCTGCCCGTGGGCGATGGCCTGGTCGAGCAGGCTGAGCGCGTCGCGCACCGAGCCTTCGGCGGCGCGGGCGATCATGGCAAGCGCCGCCTCCTCGATCTCCACCCCTTCCTTGCCGGCGATGCCCGCGAGATGCGCGATCATCACCTCGGGCTCGATCCGGCGCAGGTCGAACCGCTGGCAGCGCGACAGCACGGTGACGGGCACCTTGCGGATCTCGGTGGTGGCGAAGAGGAACTTCACATGTTCGGGCGGTTCCTCGAGCGTCTTGAGCAGCGCGTTGAAGGCCGAGGTGCTGAGCATGTGCACCTCGTCGATGATGTAGACCTTGTAGCGGGCGGACGTCGCCCGGTAGCGCACCGAATCGATGATCTCGCGGATGTCGCCCACCCCGGTGCGGGAGGCGGCGTCCATTTCCAGCACGTCGACATGGCGCCCCTCGGCGATCGACACGCAGGCCTCGCACTGGCCGCAGGGCGCGATGGTGGGGCCGCCCTGGCCGTCGGCGCCGGTGCAGTTCAGCCCCTTGGCGACGATCCGGGCGGTGGTGGTCTTGCCCACCCCGCGCACGCCGGTGAGGATGAAGGCATGGGCGATCCGGTTGGTCGCGAAGGCGTTCGACAGGGTGCGGACCATCGCCTCCTGTCCGATCAGGTCGGAAAAGCTTGCCGGCCGGTATTTGCGGGCAAGCACCTGATACTGGCGGGGCGCGGTGTCGGGTTCGCTCATGGCATCGTGCTAGCAGGATTCCCGGGGCCGGAAAACCGCAACTTGCGCCGGGCCGCGCGCGGGCGCGATGAGGGCCTGGTTAACACATTGCGGCCAAACAGGGATCGGGACGCGCCGCAATTCGGCGCGAATCGCAGCGCACGGTTCACATCGCGGGGATGCAATTCATGGTCCGGTTTCTTGCAGCGCATCCGTCCGCGCGGGCGCAGTGCCCGCTTGTAACGAGTGTCGGAGCGTTCATGTCCCACCGATCCCATGCCCCCGCGGCCTGCCGCGCCGTCGTATTGCCGTTCGCGCAGCAGCCCCCCGCGCTTGCCGCGGGCACGCGGGTGCTGGCCCAGGACGGTCCCGTTCCGGTCGAGGCGCTGGTGCCCGGCGACATGATCCGCACGATGGACAGCGGCGTGCAGCCGCTGCGCTGGATCGGTCGGCTACCGGTCGGGCGGATGGTGCAGCTTGCCTGCGGCGAGGCGGGCGTGCTGCGCGTCTCGCCCGCGCTGGGGATGCTGACGCGCCTGGGGCCCATGGGAATGCGCGACGAGGTGCTGGTGCCGGCGCGCAGCGTGACGCCGGGCCGGCGCGTGCTGGCGGCGCCGGAGGGGCTGGGCTGGTACGCCCTGGTGTTCGAGAAGCACGAGATCGTCTGGTGCGGCGGCCTGCCCTGCGAAAGCCTGCACCTGCCGCGGCTGGCGCAGGATGGCGGGCATGCCGCGCTGCTGACGGAGATCCTGGCCGCGCTGCCGGAACTGGAGGGCGATGTCGCAGCCTATGGTCCCCCGGCCCGGCGCGTGGCGCCACGCGCCACAAGGGCGCGCGCGACGGCGGCGGAATAGCCTGTGGGGGGGAGAGAGAGGTGAGAGGCTGGAACACGACCCGAACGGGACTCGTTACGGCTGCTTCCTTCCGGACCTGACCGGATTGGCGAGGCGTCCGCCCGCGCCAACCTCTCGCGCCTCATATACGCATCCCGCCCGCCAGTGACAAGCCGCACCCATTCCCCTCGGGCTGCCGAGGCGCTAGATGCTGCCCAAAGGGAAGAGGACGGGCATGCAGGGACAGGGCGGGATACTATTCGGCGGCGGGCGGATCGACCGGGCGGCGCATCTGCGCGAGGGCGCGGCGGGGCTGATGGCGGCGCCGGGGGCGCGCAGCTGCGTGTTCTGGCGCGGCAAGCCGCTGTTCACGGGCGAGGCGGCGCCGCGCCTGGCGTGGCTGGCGATGGAGGCGCCGATCCTCCAGGAGGCGGCGGAGGCGCCGATCTTCCTGGGGCTGGAGGATGGCGCGCCGCGATTCGCGCATGACATCTCGGCCTGGGCGGATCCGGCGGCGGACGAGGCGGCGATGGCGCGGTTCATCGACACCAGCGCGAACCGGCACCCGGCGATGGCGGCCGACCAGGCGTTCCTGGACCTGCGGGCCACCATGGCGCTGCTGGATCCCGACGATGCGGGCGACGCGGCGGTGGCGAAGGGCATCTTCGCCTGGCACGACACCCACCGGCACTGCGCGCGCTGCGGGGCGCCGTCCACGGTCAGTCTTGCGGGGTGGCGGCGAAGCTGCGGCACCTGCGGCGCGCATCATTTCCCGCGCACGGATCCGGTGGTCATCATGCTGATCACGCATGGCGAGAGGGTGCTGCTGGGCCGCTCGCCGGCCTGGCCCGAGGGAATGTATTCGCTGCTGGCGGGCTTCATGGAGCCGGGCGAGAGCATCGAGGCGGCGGTGCGCCGCGAGGTGCAGGAGGAAACCGGCATCCGGGTGGGCGCGGTCGGCTACATCGCAAGCCAGCCCTGGCCGTTCCCGGCCTCGCTGATGATCGGGTGCTGGGGCGTGGCGCTGGAGGAGCGGATCACGCTGGACCCGGCGGAGCTGGAGGATGCGATGTGGCTGACGCGCGAGGAGATCATGGCCGAGCGGATCAGCCCCACCCCGCGGATCCGGCCCGCGCGCAGGGGCGCGATCGCGCATCACCTGATCGAGGAGTGGCTCGCGGGGCGGATCCGGGTTCCGGGCTGAGGCGGCTCAGATGCCCTGCTTGCGCTCCAGCGCCGCCGGATAGGTGCCGAGCACCTTCAGGTAGGAGGTGAAGTAGCGCAGCTCTTCCATGGCGCGGGCGACGGCGGGATCGTCGGGATGACCCTCGATGTCGGCGTAGAACTGCGTCGCGGTGAACGAGCCGTTCAGCATGTAGCTTTCGAGCTTGACCATGTTGACGCCGTTGGTCGCGAACCCGCCCATCGCCTTGTAGAGCGCGGCCGGGATGTTGCGGACGCGGAACAGGAACGTGGTGATCGAGGGCACGTCCGAGGGGATCGTGGTCGGCTGGGGCGCCATCAGCAGGAAGCGGGTGGTGTTGGACTTGTTGTCCTCGATCCCGGAGGAAAGCGTCTCGAGGCCGTAGATCCGCCCTGCCAGCGGCGAGGCCAGCGCCGCAAGCGTGGGGTCGCCCGCCTCGCGCACATGCTTGGCGGCGCCGGCGGTGTCGTAGCCCGCGATGCGGGCGATGCCGTGTTCCTTCAGGAAGCCGCGGCACTGGCCCAGCAGGACCGGGTGGGATTCGGCGCGCGTCACCTGGCCGAGCGTGGCGCCCGGCACGCCCAGCAGGTTGATGTGCACGCGGACGAAATGCTCGCCCACGATGTGCAGGCCGGATTCGGGCAGCAGCTGGTGGACGTCGGCGACCCGGCCATAGGTGGAGTTCTCGACCGGGATCATCGCCATGCGGGCGGTGCCGTCGCGGACCAGGTCGATGGCGCCCTCGAAGGTGGTGGCGGCCATCGGCTCCATGTCGGGGACCGCCTCGAGGCAGGCCTGGTGCGAATAGGCCCCCGGTTCGCCCTGATAGGAAATGATGCCGCCGGTATTCGTTTCCGCCATATTCCGCCCCTGTCGTTTGGTCGCGCCTTCTATACCTTGCGAAGGGGCGGGGGAAGCGGATAGATACCCCGCAACGCGGCGGAAAGGCCGACGCGACCAGACCAGATGCGGGACGAACCAGCATGAACACGATGGAAATCACCAAGATCGTCGGCGGGCTCTGCGGCAGCCTGCTCGTGTTTCTTCTGATCAAGACCGGCGCGGAGTCGATCATCCATTCGGGCGGCCACGGCGAGGAGCACGCCAACGCCTATGTGATCGAGGTCGCGGAAGCGGAGCCGGCGGAAGCGACCGATGAGCCGGTCGAGGAAGTCGATTTCGCCAGCCTCTACGCCGAGGCGGATGCCGGCGCGGGCGAGCGTCTGTTCCGGGCCTGCGCGGCGTGCCACCGGCTTGAGGATGGCGCCAACGCGGTCGGCCCGCATCTTTACAACGTGGTCGGCCGGGATATCGGCGCGGTCGGCGACTATGCCTATTCGGACGCGATGGCGGGCCATGGCGACGCATGGACGCCCGAGAACCTGAACGCGTTCCTGCTGGCGCCGAGCGACTATGTGCCGGGCACCAAGATGGCCTATCGCGGCATGGCGGACATCGAGGATCGCGCCAACCTGATCGCCTATCTCGAGTCCGTCGGCGGCTGAGACGCCCCGGAACCCGATGCCTGAGAGGCCGCCTTCGGGCGGCCTTTCGCATTTCGGAGCGGCGGTTCGCCCGGGGGGCGATCAAACTCCCGCGAAGTCCTGCGGATGCGGGCCACGCCGCGGGCTTTCGCCTTTACCACGGGGCAAATGACATTACTCTGACACCCGAACCGGTCGCAGAGAGAGGTCCCCGATGAGCCGTCCCCGTGCCGAAACCCGAGCCAAGGCCCAGGCCGACGCGGCCCCCGGTCCCCTGCCCCGCGCGCTGTGGCTTCTGCCCGCGCTGGGGCTGCTGGCGCTGGGCCTGACGCTGCGGCCCGCCTGGGGCAGCGAGCACGAGGGCGCGGAGACGATCACCTCGCACGGGATATCGGTGTTCGGGGATCTGAAATACGGCCCCGACTTTCCGCATTTCGATTACGTCAACCCGGACGCGCCGCTGGGCGGCACCATGCGATTCGTGGGCACCGGGGCGTCGACCACCTTCGACAGCCTCAACCCGTTCATCCTGAAGGGCGTTCCGGCGCAGGGGCTGGGGCTGCTGCATGACAGCCTGCTGGTGGGATCCGCGGACGAGCCCGCCAGCGCCTACGGGCTGATCGCGCAAAGCATGGAATACCCCGAGGACCGGAGCTGGGTGATCTTCAACATGAACCCCGACGCCCGCTTTTCGGACGGCGAGCCGATCGAGGCGTCGGACGTGGTGTTCACCTACAACGTGTTGCAGGAGAAGGGGCATCCCGCCTATCGCATCAGCTTCCAGGATTTCGAGAGCGTCGAGGCGCTGGACACGCACCGGGTGAAGTTCGCCTTCCGCGAGGGCGCGTCCACGCGGGAACTGATCCAGCAGGCGGGCGGCATCTCGATCCTGCCGGAGCATTATTACGCGGATGTGGACTTCGCGGAGTCGACGATGACGCCGCCGGTCAGTTCGGGCGGCTATGTGGTGCGCGATGCGCAGCCCGGGCAGTCGATCACCTATTGCCGCAACCCCGACTACTGGGGCTGGGAGCATCCGGTGAACGTGGGCGCCAACAATTTCGAGTGCATCGTCTACGAGTATTTCGCCGACCGCACCGCCGGCTTCGAGGCGTTCAAGGCCGGGCAGTACTACCTGCACGAGGAATTCACCTCGAAGACCTGGGCGGTGGATTACAACTTCCCCGCGATCGAGCGCGGCTGGGTGAAGCAGGAGGCGATCCCGGACAACCGCCCCTCGGGGACGCAGGGCTTCTGGATCAACCTGCGCCGCGACAAGTTCCAGGACCCGCGCGTGCGCCAGGCGATCGGGCTGATGTTCAACTTCGAATGGTCGAACGAGACGCTGTTCTACGGGCTTTACGAGCGCACCGACAGCTTCTGGGAGAACTCGCCCATGCAGGCCGAGGGGCTGCCCGAAGGGGCGGAGCTTGCGCTGCTGGAGGAGTATCGCGACCAGCTGCCCGAGCGCATCTTCACCGAGCCCGCCTTCACCCCTGCGGTCAACCGGCCCGAGCGGACCGACCGGGCCGCGATCCGGCAGGCGTCGAACCTGCTTGAGGACGCCGGCTGGACCATCGTGGACGGCATCCGCAAGAACGCCGCCGGAGAGACGCTGACCGTCGAGGTCATGGACGACAGCGCCGCCTTCGAGCGGATCATCAACCCGTTCGTCGAGAACCTGAAGCGCATCGGCATCGACGCGCGGCTGACGCTGGTCGATCCCTCGCAGGGGCAGCAGCGGCTGAAGGACCGGGATTACGACCTGGTGCCGGGCCGGCTGGTGATGTCGCTGACGCCGGGGCTGGAACTGCGCCAGATCTTCGGCTCGCAATCGGCGATGGAGCCCGACACCGCGAACTACGCCGGCGTCTCGGACCCGGTGGTGGACGCGCTGATCCAGAAGGTGATCCAGGCGGAAAGCCGCGACGAGATGGAGGTGGCGGTGCGCGCGCTCGACCGGGTGCTGCGCGACATGCACATCTGGGTGCCCAACTGGTACAAGGCCAGCCACAACGTCGCCTACTGGGACATCTTCGGCCGGCCCGAGGTCAAGCCGCCCTATGCCCGCGGCGATGCCTACTGGTGGTTCGACCAGGAAAAATACGACGCGCTGAAGGCCGCCGGCGCACCGCTGCGCTGATAGACCCATGGGCGCCTATATCCTTCGACGGCTGCTGCTGATCGTCCCGACGCTGTTCGGGATCATGCTGATCAACTTCGCGCTGGTGCAGTTCGTGCCGGGCGGCCCGATCGAGCAGGTCATAGCGCAGATCGAACAATCCGGTTCCGCCACCGACCGCATCTCGGGCGGCGGGGCCGAAGTGTCGG containing:
- a CDS encoding extracellular solute-binding protein — its product is MSRPRAETRAKAQADAAPGPLPRALWLLPALGLLALGLTLRPAWGSEHEGAETITSHGISVFGDLKYGPDFPHFDYVNPDAPLGGTMRFVGTGASTTFDSLNPFILKGVPAQGLGLLHDSLLVGSADEPASAYGLIAQSMEYPEDRSWVIFNMNPDARFSDGEPIEASDVVFTYNVLQEKGHPAYRISFQDFESVEALDTHRVKFAFREGASTRELIQQAGGISILPEHYYADVDFAESTMTPPVSSGGYVVRDAQPGQSITYCRNPDYWGWEHPVNVGANNFECIVYEYFADRTAGFEAFKAGQYYLHEEFTSKTWAVDYNFPAIERGWVKQEAIPDNRPSGTQGFWINLRRDKFQDPRVRQAIGLMFNFEWSNETLFYGLYERTDSFWENSPMQAEGLPEGAELALLEEYRDQLPERIFTEPAFTPAVNRPERTDRAAIRQASNLLEDAGWTIVDGIRKNAAGETLTVEVMDDSAAFERIINPFVENLKRIGIDARLTLVDPSQGQQRLKDRDYDLVPGRLVMSLTPGLELRQIFGSQSAMEPDTANYAGVSDPVVDALIQKVIQAESRDEMEVAVRALDRVLRDMHIWVPNWYKASHNVAYWDIFGRPEVKPPYARGDAYWWFDQEKYDALKAAGAPLR